In the genome of Monodelphis domestica isolate mMonDom1 chromosome 2, mMonDom1.pri, whole genome shotgun sequence, one region contains:
- the LOC100025565 gene encoding steroid 21-hydroxylase isoform X1 yields the protein MLLSVVLLLVLLATLHWLWMRRTISPYHFPPLVPGFFHLFQADLPSHLQSLAQRYGPLYRVHLGMQDVVVLNSKKAIEEALTKNWLDFSGRPQTFTNQEVSKNSHDLSLGDYTPLWKAQRKLARSALLYVQNTMEPIIGQMVQDLCKRLLAQAGSPVSIHKELSMFTGSIISFLSFGEKRESVIQQFYSCIQELMVVWDSWQIQILDVLPILRVFPNSGLRKLRRLVKKRDRIVQEQLSRHKETMVEGQIRDLTDYMLQKLREQAEGPNRLSEEHVHMALVDIFIGGMETMSSTLTWALAFLLHHPEVALRPEGRVGRDPRRGPRAMASLRRQVWGRSSSGLKPARRELELPSLPRYRGGCRKNWMKSWTQAPREAFPTTGTGIGSPCSMPPSPRCSGCARQPPWLCHTTPGSPAPYAALTSRRTPLSSPTSMGLTMTTESGNNLMISGLVLGPREGSGAVQAESWGSNGGWGWGNARSQEEEAGGRPAQGTGNLGSGVFLMGWGL from the exons ATGTTGCTTTCTGTAGTCCTGTTGCTGGTCCTGCTAGCTACCCTCCATTGGCTATGGATGCGGAGAACTATCTCACCTTATCATTTCCCACCTCTAGTCCCTGGCTTCTTCCATCTCTTTCAAGCTGATCTCCCAAGTCATTTGCAGAGCCTTGCACAGAGGTATGGCCCCCTCTATCGGGTTCACCTTGGGATGCAAG aTGTCGTGGTGCTAAACTCCAAGAAAGCAATTGAGGAGGCCTTGACTAAGAACTGGCTGGATTTTTCAGGGAGACCCCAAACATTCACAA accAAGAGGTAAGCAAGAACAGCCACGACCTATCTCTTGGGGATTACACTCCACTGTGGAAGGCCCAAAGGAAGCTGGCCCGTTCTGCTCTTCTGTATGTCCAGAATACTATGGAACCCATCATAGGGCAGATGGTACAGGACCTGTGTAAG AGGCTTCTTGCCCAGGCTGGGTCTCCCGTGTCCATACACAAGGAGCTCTCCATGTTCACTGGTAGCATCATCAGCTTCCTCAGTTTTGGAGAAAAG AGAGAATCTGTAATCCAGCAGTTTTACAGCTGCATTCAGGAATTAATGGTAGTTTGGGATTCTTGGCAAATCCAGATCTTGGACGTCCTACCCATCCTCAGG GTTTTCCCCAACTCAGGTCTCAGGAAACTGAGACGGCTGGTAAAGAAACGGGACAGAATTGTGCAGGAGCAGTTGTCGAGGCACAAG GAGACAATGGTGGAAGGACAGATTCGGGATTTGACCGACTACATGCTACAAAAGCTAAGGGAACAAGCAGAAGGGCCAAATCGGCTGTCTGAGGAGCACGTACACATGGCCCTGGTGGACATATTCATCGGCGGCATGGAGACCATGTCGTCCACCCTCACCTGGGCTCTGGCCTTCCTGTTGCACCATCCAGAGGTGGCCCTGCGCCCTGAGGGAAGGGTGGGCAGAGACCCGAGGCGGGGCCCAAGGGCTATGGCTAGCCTCCGCAGACAGGTCTGGGGAAGATCGAGCTCAGGACTGAAGCCAGCAAGAAGAGAACTGgagcttccttccctccccagatACAGAGGCGGCTGCAGGAAGAACTGGATGAAGAGCTGGACTCAGGCTCCCCGGGAAGCCTTCCCAACTACCGGGACAGGGATCGGTTCCCCCTGCTCAATGCCACCATCACCGAGGTGCTCCGGCTGCGCCCGGCAGCCCCCTTGGCTCTGCCACACTACACCCGGCAGCCCAGCAC CATATGCGGCTTTGACATCCCGAAGAACACCATTGTCATCCCCAACATCTATGGGGCTCACCATGACGACAGAATCTGGGAACAACCTTATGATTTCAGGCCTGGTACTGGGGCCCAGGGAAGGGAGTGGGGCTGTGCAGGCAGAGAGCTGGGGTTCcaatgggggttgggggtggggcaaTGCTAGATCCCAAGAGGAAGAGGCTGGAGGAAGGCCAGCACAGGGAACTGGGAATCTGGGGAGCGGAGTGTTCCTGATGGGATGGGGTCTGTGA
- the LOC100025565 gene encoding steroid 21-hydroxylase isoform X2, giving the protein MLLSVVLLLVLLATLHWLWMRRTISPYHFPPLVPGFFHLFQADLPSHLQSLAQRYGPLYRVHLGMQDVVVLNSKKAIEEALTKNWLDFSGRPQTFTNQEVSKNSHDLSLGDYTPLWKAQRKLARSALLYVQNTMEPIIGQMVQDLCKRLLAQAGSPVSIHKELSMFTGSIISFLSFGEKRESVIQQFYSCIQELMVVWDSWQIQILDVLPILRVFPNSGLRKLRRLVKKRDRIVQEQLSRHKETMVEGQIRDLTDYMLQKLREQAEGPNRLSEEHVHMALVDIFIGGMETMSSTLTWALAFLLHHPEIQRRLQEELDEELDSGSPGSLPNYRDRDRFPLLNATITEVLRLRPAAPLALPHYTRQPSTICGFDIPKNTIVIPNIYGAHHDDRIWEQPYDFRPDRFLESEPSQAGIPFSCGVRVCLGETMARFELFLILAQLLWTFKLLPVEGNASLPSLKPEFGAFMLKAPNFLVRLLPRRQELE; this is encoded by the exons ATGTTGCTTTCTGTAGTCCTGTTGCTGGTCCTGCTAGCTACCCTCCATTGGCTATGGATGCGGAGAACTATCTCACCTTATCATTTCCCACCTCTAGTCCCTGGCTTCTTCCATCTCTTTCAAGCTGATCTCCCAAGTCATTTGCAGAGCCTTGCACAGAGGTATGGCCCCCTCTATCGGGTTCACCTTGGGATGCAAG aTGTCGTGGTGCTAAACTCCAAGAAAGCAATTGAGGAGGCCTTGACTAAGAACTGGCTGGATTTTTCAGGGAGACCCCAAACATTCACAA accAAGAGGTAAGCAAGAACAGCCACGACCTATCTCTTGGGGATTACACTCCACTGTGGAAGGCCCAAAGGAAGCTGGCCCGTTCTGCTCTTCTGTATGTCCAGAATACTATGGAACCCATCATAGGGCAGATGGTACAGGACCTGTGTAAG AGGCTTCTTGCCCAGGCTGGGTCTCCCGTGTCCATACACAAGGAGCTCTCCATGTTCACTGGTAGCATCATCAGCTTCCTCAGTTTTGGAGAAAAG AGAGAATCTGTAATCCAGCAGTTTTACAGCTGCATTCAGGAATTAATGGTAGTTTGGGATTCTTGGCAAATCCAGATCTTGGACGTCCTACCCATCCTCAGG GTTTTCCCCAACTCAGGTCTCAGGAAACTGAGACGGCTGGTAAAGAAACGGGACAGAATTGTGCAGGAGCAGTTGTCGAGGCACAAG GAGACAATGGTGGAAGGACAGATTCGGGATTTGACCGACTACATGCTACAAAAGCTAAGGGAACAAGCAGAAGGGCCAAATCGGCTGTCTGAGGAGCACGTACACATGGCCCTGGTGGACATATTCATCGGCGGCATGGAGACCATGTCGTCCACCCTCACCTGGGCTCTGGCCTTCCTGTTGCACCATCCAGAG atACAGAGGCGGCTGCAGGAAGAACTGGATGAAGAGCTGGACTCAGGCTCCCCGGGAAGCCTTCCCAACTACCGGGACAGGGATCGGTTCCCCCTGCTCAATGCCACCATCACCGAGGTGCTCCGGCTGCGCCCGGCAGCCCCCTTGGCTCTGCCACACTACACCCGGCAGCCCAGCAC CATATGCGGCTTTGACATCCCGAAGAACACCATTGTCATCCCCAACATCTATGGGGCTCACCATGACGACAGAATCTGGGAACAACCTTATGATTTCAGGCCTG atCGTTTCTTGGAGTCAGAACCGAGCCAGGCAGGGATCCCGTTCAGCTGCGGGGTCAGAGTGTGCCTGGGGGAGACCATGGCTCGCTTTGAACTCTTCCTGATACTGGCCCAGCTACTCTGGACCTTCAAACTGCTGCCTGTGGAGGGCAATGCCTCGTTGCCCTCTCTGAAGCCCGAGTTTGGGGCCTTCATGTTAAAGGCCCCAAACTTTCTGGTAAGGCTATTGCCCCGGAGGCAGGAGTTGGAGTGA